The DNA segment CCAAAAATTTCACCATCCGCAATGGGGACAAACAAGCCATAATCCAGCCCGACATTCCTGATAATGCTTCTACCCCCTGCTGATAAAATGACTCCCGTTGAGCCTCCCAAGGGGATGAAATAGTTTTCACTGATGAAGTATCCTTTGGGTCCTGCCCTTAACAGAACGCCCACATTGATTAAGGGGGCGTTGGCCCAATCACTTCCTGCATAACCCCAGCCCATTGAGAAACTAATGTTTTTATCCCGGCTTCCCAAAGTCAATGCCCCAAACAATATGCCGAAGGACTGCTGCTCGCCTAAAAGAGCACCGACAAATGCCCCAGCGCCTAAGTTGATCTTATCCTTCTCCAATGGAATTGAGAACTTTGGAACTACCCATACGGGGGTAATGCCCGCCCTGAACAAAAACAGCGGAATCATTCCCGCGCTAAGCGAAAAATTGTTGGTCAAACCAAAAGTAGCCTGATTGTAAAGGACCAGGATGTTCTGATAATAAGACTCTCCCTTTTCAAGACCATAACCATTCGGAGCCCAAAAATATCGGGTTGACTGGGGGTTGTCGGGCCAAAGGAGGCCTTCACGTATGTTGTCCTCTTCAATTTTTCTAACCCTTAAAATATTGCTTCTTAAAACCCGGATTTCTCCGAAAGCTTCTGTTAAAAGCCGGATTTCATCCTCATCTTCAAATACGATTAAGCCCACAAATTCATTTCCATCCCGTGTTTGAACCTGGTATTTTTGCCCTCCTTCTTGCTGTCCAAATAATTGGTTTGCAAATAAAAACATGCAAATGGCAAGTGTCAACCTTGTAGTTGTTTTCATATTTTCCAATTTATAGGTTACAAAAAAACCAATCAAAAAAAACACTTTCTTAATGTAAATATATTCCAATATTTTATTTATTCATAAGATGTTTGAGGTAAATTTTCACAAACAGCTGTTTAAACTCAAAAACACACTGGCAAGAACTGTTCATTCATTAAAAAAAGGCTGGGTTTATTTGTTAATTTTGAATGATAATGAATAAAGGATCCTATGGTAGTTTCAGCGAATAAAAATTAAAGATTATGTCACAAGTTAAAATACTAACCTTTAATCCGTTTCAGGTAAATACTTATGTTCTTTGGGATGAAACACGCGAATGCGTGATCATTGACCCGGCCTGTTATGAATCCCATGAAGAGGAACAAATGGCTGGCTTTATTGAAAAGGAACAGTTAAAACCCGTTGCAATCCTGTATACCCATTGCCATATTGACCATATTCTGGGAAACAACTTCACGGGTAAGACTTACGGATTAAAGCCCCTGACCCATCGAGACAGCCTGCCATTTCTGACCAACAGCCAGAGCTATGGCAAGACTTTTGGCTTTGATGTGGAAGAGCCGATACTACCCGAGCATTTTCTTGAAGACGGGCAGGAGATTGGCTTTGGCAAGCAAAAGCTGAAAGCGCTGCACACCCCCGGACACGCTGCCGGGAGCCTTTGTTTCTATCATGAAGAGGAGGGCTTTGTTATTGCGGGGGATGTCCTGTTTCATCAAAGCATAGGACGTACGGACCTGCCCACAGGCGATTTTGACTTACTGATCCGATCCATCAGGGACAAATTGCTTTCGTTGCCCGAAGAAGTGAAGGTCTATCCGGGCCACGGGCCTTCCACCACTATCGGTGCGGAGCGTAAGCATAACCCTTTCCTCAATGGAGGGTATTAGAAGAACTTCAATGCAGCATCGGCCACTTTTTCATGGCTGATCTTTTCCATACAATCGAAATGGCCCTTAGGGCATTTGTCATAGCCGATCTTGTCGCAGGGGCGGCAAGGCAAGCCTTCGACCTCCACAATTACAGACCTTTCAGGATGCTGCGGCATATAGGGATACATGCCGAATTCGGGAATGGTATTTCCCCATATTGAGATGATGGGTTTCTGAAAAGCAGCGGCGATGTGCATCAGTCCGGTGTCGTGGGTAAGAACGACCCTGGCCTGCTGCACCAGGAATGCGGAGGTGTTGAGTGAAAACTGACCGCAGCCGTTGAACACCAGGTCCCCGCAAGCTGCAGATATGATGCGCCCATTCTTTGCGTCTTCAGGGCCGCCCAGCAATATCAGGGGTTTCTTCAGCCTCCTGCAAATGTCGATGATCTTCTGGTTGGGCAGACGCTTGGTGGCGTGCATACCCCCAATCACAAAGCCGGCATAACCTTTCCGGAAGGTCTCAGGCAGGGCATCGGGCCAAATGGCTTCCTCTTCCGGGATATAATAATCCAGGCCCTGGTAGTCGTTTTTCAAATGAAAACGCCGACCTGCCTCGAGGTAGCGATCGACAATATGCACATCGGGCAGGCGATTGATCTTAAGGCGGGTGAGTAGCCACTTCTGAACATTCAGTTTATTGAAAGCCCGTGACGGCCTCATCAGTCTGAGCTTCAACCATGTTGAACGCAGGTTGTGGTGCAAGTCGATGATGTAATCGAATCTTTCTTTTTTCAGATCGCTTATCATCGCACCCAGGCTATCTTCCAGCAAATGAACCTTATCGATATGGGGATTGGCCATTACAACCCCAGCAAAAGCCTTTTTGGTGGCAAAATGAACCTCAGCATCCAGGCCAGGCGTATTCTTCAATGCCCGGACCACGGGGGTGGTAAGCACAATATCGCCAATGGAACTGAAGCGGACAACAAGGATTTTTATTTTTCCCACCATAAGACTATTACAGGAATTTGGGACGGATGCGGAGCATCAGATATGCCCAATGGGCAAATTCTTCATGGCTTCCCCCCTTGATGATATCCATGGACGGGCTTCCCAGCATCACCGAATAGCCAGCAACAATTTGGGTCATATCATTAAGACTGAAATTATAGGTCAGGTCAAGTTCGGTTCCCAGGTATTTATCGATGGTCTCGTTCTCGAAGATGTAGTTGTTTTGCAGAAAGAACGCATGAAGATCGGCATTGAGCCTGGACTTTGGGGATAAGCGGATGTTGTTTCGAAGGTAAGAACTGAACAGTCCGGCCCCTTTGGTCTGGGCAGGGATGGCCAGGGTAAAGTAATCCATAAACCCCAGCCGGGCGTGTCCGGCGCTGTATGGCACATCAAACGCCCTGGATTTTTCGTCGGGGTTTTCTGCATCGTTGCCCGAAAATACTTCAAACCCCAGTTGAGAAGCAATGGTTTCACTGAAAGCCATTCTGGCTTCTGCCATCAAATACCAGGCAGCCACTTTTTGTCCTGCAGGGTTGACGCCATGCTGGATGGCGGGATTCAGGGTAAAGGAAAGTTTGTTAAACTTAGCCGTAAAGAAGGTATGCCACGTTCCCCTAAGATTCAGGTCACCCGAAAATCCATCCTGATAGCCATCGGCCATCCCCATGAGTGACATATTGAGGTTAGGGCTTAGGTCGGTATTAAACCAGAAAAAATTCAGGGTTTTATAGTGATTAAGAGGATAATCCGTTCCAAAGAAGGGGTTGGCAGCCTGGTTGAATGCGCTGACCAGGTGCAGTTCCCCGGCCTTCGTCATCAAGCGCAGGAGAAGCGCGTCGTGTTTGTTAGCCCATGGCAGCCAGTCATTGTGGGCGAAGAAGCGCATGTTATCGTATCTCAACTCTTGCCGTCCTGCCTTAATGGAGAAACTGTCGGTCAAGGCCACGTTCACCCAGGCCTCATGCAGGTCAAGTGAAGGCACCTGGGTTCGCATCATTTGCTGGCCCCAGACGCGGGCATCCTGAATGGAAACTTTGGTGGTGATTTTTTCCTTTTTAAAGTCGAGGACAATCCGGGTGCGCTGATTAACGAAGGCAGCCGGGTCTTCGTCCGGGTTTGGTTGCCTGCCATATCCGTGACGGAATTCAGGTCGTACAAAAATATCACCCGAAAGCGAGAATTGGGCGAATAACGGGAGGGTGAGCAACACCAGGGTGGCAAAAGTCAAGGTTTTTCTCATCATCTCTGGTTTTGTTTTATGTTCATTTGAAGGGTTTAAACGGGTAATGAAATGGGCATCAAACTGATCCCGGCTTGTTTAAAAATTTTCCTGGTTTTGTAAAAATTCTCGGTATACCCCAGCAGAAATCCACCCCCTCCGGCGCCGCAAAGTTTCAGGTAGAACTGGCCTGTCTCCAGACCTTCCTCCCACATCTCCTCAAAACCCCTTGGAATCATGGGCCGAAAATGGTGCAACTGCATGGAAGAAAGCTGCCTGAAACCGCGCAGCAGTTCATCAGGATGGCCCTCAAGGAGGGCATCGATGCAAAAGTCCACCACTGGGATATACATGTCGTGGATCATACTGTGGAATGCAGCATCCTGGTAATCCCTCAAAAATGCTTTAACGAGGCCTTCGGTTCTGCGCTGTAAATGGGTGTCGGCCAAAAAGAAGCCGCCCAGTTCGTGCAAAGAGGCTGAGGGCAAGGTAACGGTTTTGGGGCCTAAGTCGGGATCAATTAATAACGGCCTCCCGACATAACAACTCAGGGGGTCTAGTCCTGAGCTGGTACCATGAAAATGAGATTCGAGCAGTGCCAGGGTTTTCTGAAGTTTTTTAAGCACTTTTGACCCAGGAAAGGGAACCGTGGGGATTGGATTGGGCGCATACCTGTCGTATACGGAGGCCACCAAGGCACCGGAACTGCCTACTCCATAACCGCGGGGGATGTCAGAATCGAGAAAAAGACCTCTCAACAAGTCGAGGGCAAAGACATTCAAATCGATCCCAAAATTGATTCCTTCGTTTTCCTCCCTGCGTACCAGGGTCAGCAGGTAATCTTTCAATTCCTGATTCAGTGCAGCCTCTTCCGTCGAATACCTTTTGGAGGGCAACTTCCATATGGCTCTGAAAGAATTCAGGGGCACCGTAAGTGCCCTTCCCTGGCAAATAACACTGTATTCACCAAACAGCATGATCTTTCCGAAAAAGGCCCTGCCTGGGTTCTGCATTGTTAAGGAATTAAATCTGTTGGGGTCCGTGACCCACTCCATCGTCCATCCAACGGCCGTTTATGCAATAGGGAAGCAACTCCTGCTGAATAAAAGGTCTGACCTTTGCAGCGTCCTTTTCCGAATAAATCAAATGAATGTTTGGACCTGCGTCTAATGTAAAGCAAATATAAATATTTTGTGTTTCCCGAAAGTCGCGAATTTTATCAATGAGGGCTATGGTTCCGGGCTTCATAAGAATATATCCCGGACGAGATGACATCATTAGGCCGTGAAGGGTCAGGGCTTCATTTTCGACGATGGCGGCAAAGCGTTCCTGATCTCCATTTTTCAGCACGGCCAGTAAATCACCCAGGTTTTTTTCAGCCTGAACGATCCTGCTTTCGCGAAAATCATGTCCATCCATCAGGCCATGGCCGGCAGAGCTGGATACCTTTTTTTCGGAGTCATCCACGATCAGGATGGTATCGTGGAGGTTTCTGAAGTCAGGATGAATGTCCGCGTCAGGTATTTTTATGGCAAAATCATCATTAGAGCCCGGCAAATGAGCCGACCTGCCCCATTCGGTAAATCCGCCATAAACCGATCGGCAAGCGCTGCCGCTTCCCAGCCTTGCCGCAAAAGAAGCCTTGTTTAAGAAGGCGGATTCGTCAGGGTTGTGATAACCAGCCAGTTCCACTTCTATCTGGCCAAGGGCCAGGGCCAGCGCGCTGAAGGCAGCCGCCGAGGATGCTATGCCGGCCGAGTGCGGGAAGGTACTCTGGCTTTCAATATCGATCACAGCCTGTTCGAGAAAAGGGTAATGGGCTTGCATAGCCGCCAGGTATTTCCCAATGCGGTCCTGGAATTTTGGATTGGGTTCCCCGTTGAGTCGAAAGGAGCGAAGACCTGCCGGAGCATCATCCGTCAGGGAATATTTCATCGTGATCCTTACCACGCTTTCGCGGAGGGTAAAACTAAGAGAAGGGTTCATAGGCAGTTGCCCGGTGAATTTTCCCCAGTATTTCACCAATGCAATATTGGCAGGGCTTTCCCAGGAAACCTCGCCCTGGGGGTGTTCAATTATTTTCTTTTCCATTGCGGGATGAATTATGCAGTATCATTTCAGGAAAGCCAAAGATCACGAGGCAGTTTTTCTCCAGGAAATAAGCCCTGACTTGGCTTTCGCTTTGGTGTGAAGCAGCCAGGCAGAAATCGCCTCCCCAGGCTCCAAGCGATTTGACCACCCCCGGGAAATCGGAGAAGCGTGTAGCCTGAAGGGGCATCTGGTTGATGGCACGGGCAATAACGGTTTCGTGGGCTGTCATCATCCGCATAAAATGCTCGAGATCTTCTTCCCTCGCCATTTTCATCGTCAGTTCAGAAATCCTTTCCAGGGTATGGGAATCAAAAGCTGTCGGGTCAATGCCTTCAATGCTTCTGGCGCTGCTTTGCTTTCTACCGGTATAAATGAACCAGAGGTTCTGTACAAAAGGAGGATTAAAGTCCACCTGGCATACCGAAGGTTTGTGTTCTTTGCCGTTAAAGCGGTACAGCAAGGGGCTCTGGCTTCGGGCGCAGGCAATATCATAACCGGAACCTCCGGAAGTGTTAAAAAGCAATTCAAAGGGATCAATTCCAGCCCACC comes from the Bacteroides sp. genome and includes:
- a CDS encoding MBL fold metallo-hydrolase, producing the protein MSQVKILTFNPFQVNTYVLWDETRECVIIDPACYESHEEEQMAGFIEKEQLKPVAILYTHCHIDHILGNNFTGKTYGLKPLTHRDSLPFLTNSQSYGKTFGFDVEEPILPEHFLEDGQEIGFGKQKLKALHTPGHAAGSLCFYHEEEGFVIAGDVLFHQSIGRTDLPTGDFDLLIRSIRDKLLSLPEEVKVYPGHGPSTTIGAERKHNPFLNGGY
- a CDS encoding glycosyltransferase family 9 protein, with the translated sequence MVGKIKILVVRFSSIGDIVLTTPVVRALKNTPGLDAEVHFATKKAFAGVVMANPHIDKVHLLEDSLGAMISDLKKERFDYIIDLHHNLRSTWLKLRLMRPSRAFNKLNVQKWLLTRLKINRLPDVHIVDRYLEAGRRFHLKNDYQGLDYYIPEEEAIWPDALPETFRKGYAGFVIGGMHATKRLPNQKIIDICRRLKKPLILLGGPEDAKNGRIISAACGDLVFNGCGQFSLNTSAFLVQQARVVLTHDTGLMHIAAAFQKPIISIWGNTIPEFGMYPYMPQHPERSVIVEVEGLPCRPCDKIGYDKCPKGHFDCMEKISHEKVADAALKFF
- a CDS encoding alginate export family protein, producing MRKTLTFATLVLLTLPLFAQFSLSGDIFVRPEFRHGYGRQPNPDEDPAAFVNQRTRIVLDFKKEKITTKVSIQDARVWGQQMMRTQVPSLDLHEAWVNVALTDSFSIKAGRQELRYDNMRFFAHNDWLPWANKHDALLLRLMTKAGELHLVSAFNQAANPFFGTDYPLNHYKTLNFFWFNTDLSPNLNMSLMGMADGYQDGFSGDLNLRGTWHTFFTAKFNKLSFTLNPAIQHGVNPAGQKVAAWYLMAEARMAFSETIASQLGFEVFSGNDAENPDEKSRAFDVPYSAGHARLGFMDYFTLAIPAQTKGAGLFSSYLRNNIRLSPKSRLNADLHAFFLQNNYIFENETIDKYLGTELDLTYNFSLNDMTQIVAGYSVMLGSPSMDIIKGGSHEEFAHWAYLMLRIRPKFL
- a CDS encoding GYDIA family GHMP kinase produces the protein PGKGDLVITWIAQERGREWYRDTFIGKTFEPEDLENEVSKNLQRLLKVAGEINPAFPGPNAVFRITTNTDFPLEWGLGSSSTLISNLAWWAGIDPFELLFNTSGGSGYDIACARSQSPLLYRFNGKEHKPSVCQVDFNPPFVQNLWFIYTGRKQSSARSIEGIDPTAFDSHTLERISELTMKMAREEDLEHFMRMMTAHETVIARAINQMPLQATRFSDFPGVVKSLGAWGGDFCLAASHQSESQVRAYFLEKNCLVIFGFPEMILHNSSRNGKENN